The Rhodamnia argentea isolate NSW1041297 chromosome 7, ASM2092103v1, whole genome shotgun sequence genome contains the following window.
GTCCCCGCCATAAGTTTTGTTCAACAAAACAATAACAAGCAGTTTAACGGTCTTTAATGCTGAGAATTAACAATTGTGGAAATTCTAAGATTTTCTCCACCTTTTCCTACTAATTATTTCAGTGAAAGATTTTCATTACGTTCTCTCAAtttcacaatatttttttttattattgcatagaaaatttctttaaaataactTAACATAGGCCAAATAGCTCCTTGTTGTTTGGAGAAACCCTCCACTTCGActggtatttttcttttcacgaTAAATAAACATGAGATAATAATTCCAATCTTtaactaaaatttcaaatagcTATCACGAATTCAAGTAAATTATATTTCGCCTCTTACTCGGGgaaagatgataaaaaaatcctcaatcaTGGTCCTTGCCTTATGCCTTCAAAGGAAGAATTGGAACTCGTGAATCTCTTTGGAAAGAGGTTGTTCTCTTGGCTGGCCTATGAGGAAATCAAATCCCAAGCATACTCTGCTACTTTCAGGTTGGTTTCTTAAAAGACCTGCTCTTAGTGCGTCTTGTTAAGGAGCTTTCGTCTTTGTTAATCGAGGTGGTTTAATTCGAGTTGTCAAAAAGGAGCAGTTTTCATTGTTTAGGTAGTCCAATTACAGTTttgcctaaaatttttgcacttCTATTGCTTTCAAGATCATCATTTGGAGCAGGTTCAATACCCTCGATTGAACGAGACTCGTCAAATTTAATTGGGTTCCCGTGTAATAGTCACTCTCTGAAGTGGCATCTTTTTTACTTTCAAGTCTGGCTTTTCGACTTGGAGGAGACAGCGTCAGTTACATGGACAAACCTATCTTGTGCACGTATCCGTGTAGAAGTCGACATACAGGAGGCTCACAtgtagaaaaaaattcaaaataggtGAATTAACATGTTAACACATGGGATCCGTTCACCGTCAAATCTAAAATGAGGGCATTGCGTTAGTTACCCCAAgccagaaaatgaaaatttggcaCCAAAGGAAATTCCAACCGATCGCAACGGCAAAGTGTGTGATGCTGAAAAACTTACGGCGAACATACCGTTCGCTTGGATTAAATtaaattggtgttgaagatTGTTTAGATTTTAACGCTTGCTTGATTTGAGCACGGCATGAATAATGAAATCTGGAAATAAACAATATGTATGACTTTGAATCAATACGATCGAATTATATTTATTCAATACAGTATTTGTCGATATGAATAGTTAGAAAAGAATACGATAAAGAAAAAAGTATAAATAgagcaaaagaagaggaggggAGTGgggaaataagaatttttcgtTTCGAAAGGCCGGAGGCCTAGATTTAAAGGTATATAATTACTAGAATAAAcatcaagaaaatgatgaatgctaacgtgagaaaaagaaaatagaatatagAGAGTggcaaataaaatgagaaaataatccATTTCATAAATAGTGGAGGCATGGTGAAGTCCATTAAATACAACAAATGATATTTTATCGCAAagaattaataccacgaaaaaccctaaaccgtaacacttgtgataaattttggtcaaattattttttgattacaaaaaactttaaactactacacttgtaataaatttatctcaaattatttttttatcaccaaaaaccccaaatcggtacacatataacaaattcacctcaaaccggtatacttgtgataaagtTACCCGCCGttaatttttcgttaaattttaccatcaaattgtcgAGTTGCATGGCACGTGACGGTTAacgagtgtatcggtttggggtttttaccctctatttgtcacagatgtgtcggtttgaatttttttcgtggTACTAACCCTATTAAACGGAAATTAAcgaaaagtaaatttgtcacatgtgtacgagtttaggatttttagtagtcaaaaaaattaatttctgataaatttatcacaagtgtacgggtttggaattttttgtgataaaaaaatagtttggggtaaatttgtcacatgtgtatcggtttagaatttttttgcgataaaaaaaatagtttgtgataaatttctCATAattgtattagtttgagatttttcatgataaaaaaataatttatgataaatttgtcaagagTGTATCGGTTTATTGTTTCTCGTGGTATTAACTCCGTTGCAAAAACCATCTTTTGCTGCTCTCCCTTCAAGCCGTTTTCATGATACCATTTTGGGATAATCCTACATTGTTTCCGTAAAGCTACATCTATGATCTACCAACGATCAATATATCTTTAAGTGTTGTATTTTTGCAACGATTACGAATGAAGAAACACCGATGTATGGGGACCAGTTGGATAGGTACATGCTATGGATGATAACCTAAGCTTGGTAAGGAGttgcaaaatgaaatgattcaGTAGGCTCAAAATTGTTTTGGAGTCGTCGATGCTGCGACATAAATTTACCGTCAGTGAAGTATTACCGTTCATCCCCGAAAGACAATGTTTGGGAGTTAGATATAAACATCTTACTACAATGCTCGGACAGGAGAGTCTCCAAAAACAGTTGcatagggtgcgcatgaaaacacttctctccgagaaatcaacttatgatcagaagttgatttctctacttctcctcaaaagcagaagttgatttttctacttacgcTCCGGATTGACTTtcgatcagaaaaattcgtttgataacagttgaaaatttctacttttgaaacattattaacaaaatcttcggcggcgatggtcgatGGTGGCGGTGATCGGCGGCGACGGTtgtggtcggcggccggcggtcacagcaacggtggtcggcggaggcgggtgtggtGCAAGAAGTCATTATGGAgccgagaagtaaaaatttttttacttctcaaaattgaccaaaaatcctgtcagaagtgaaaaatcctaccataagtcaatttttttactaaacagatttctactttgatcgggtttttatcaaaTACATTTCTCTGCCGGAAGCTCTGGCGGATGCGCTTCCGGCGGAGAAATGGAATTTctaaagtgttaccatgcgcgcccatAGCTTCCATCTCATCGGTTGGGCTAGAGCTGCCTTCACTTTCCGTCTTTGCGCAATTGCTCTAAAGGTTTCATTCCTTCTTTTCTCCATACGAACAGGTTCCTCCCTTGTAGGGCAATCTTTGAATTGAATTCGTACTCCCATAGAAACTCTTCAGTCGGATCTTCCCACTTTCCAATCTCGTCAACACCTAATGTGACCAACCACAATAAGACAGGACCAATCTAACTGTGTTGGAAATCATTCTGAATGAGGAATCACCCATCTTCTTCAAGTAATTCACGAGACTCCCGTGCAAAGTCCGGCGAATGGGTTTGGGGgattgaaagaaaaattgggATCTTGTAGTTGTGTGTGATTTTGGTGGACGTGAATGTCGGATGGTAGGTGAGGAGAATTGATGCATCCAAACGAATATTTTACGGAGAGCCGACAAGGAATTTCATTAATAATTGGCCGTTTTGACCATTTGGAACAACTATATGAATTTAGTAAATCTCTTTAGGAGGACCCAATGACCATAGATTGAACCTATCCAATTTTTACAGTGCGATGGTCAGCTATTTATGGATTAGCTCCTTTGACATCTCTTCATCTACAAAGAATTCTGGATGTGATTAAGAACTAACAGATTTTTCAAGTACAATTGTTTTTGTTGTCCGATCTAGCTTAAATGAAATGTGCTTAAAGTAACTTACTTGCACACTTGCTCTGCTTTATGGGCCACCACTTTGCGATAATCATTAAATTGATCTCGCCATATGTTGCAATGATGTCGTGAAATCCTCCATGCGCAACATCATTTTCATTGACATAAATGGTATTTTTCATAGATGTTGGCCATTAGAAGGCTCCTGTCGCTACATAGTGAGAAAAAGAGAGTTTTGTGAATAGTACAATAAGTGAATGTGAAATTTACAGGACTTGTTGTCCCTCGCAAGTGgggaaatttatcaaaaaaagtcataaacctattatagttgtgccaattcagtcatatatatatatatatatatatatatatatatatatatatattgctaattcagtcctaaacgttttacaattgtgtcaattcggtctatccAGTAAATTTTGGTCAGCCGGtgccgacgtggacgtcggccgGCCAGcgcctaatattttaataagattttttaatttattttttattttctttctttttttaaccttccccttccctctctagcaacctaatattttaataagatttttttttttttttctttctttttccccttccccttccccttccatGTTCTACCTCTACCGGATCTCTATGACCATCCCGAGAACAACCAGCAAAGCTCTCGCCAGTCTTGCCATGGTCGGGCAAGGCCTGAACTCACCGTGGCAGggtgaggccaagcctcgccatggcttgaattctttttttccttaattgttAATTGTTGATTCTTGGGTCAACGATTTGTCTCTTCGTTAGAGTCTTCTGTAATTTGTATGTTCTGATTGTTGTTGATCgtcaaaatttcatgaaaagttgaaaagagaaagagagggagagagattgtgATGGGTTGTTGCAAATCTACCGTCGTTTTCGAGAATTTCCATAACCTTAAGTTCATCATGGACGAGCGCCTCGCTAGCACCCTTGTCCTGGAATGCACCGCAAAGCCCATGGACGAGTGTGGGGGATCGACCCTTGTCCTCGCCCAGCGACGACAAGGTTGATTCTCGCCTGGCCACGGCAAGGCCGGCGAGAACCTCACCGGTCATCCTCCATGATCGTCGCCGGTCATCCTCTATGAACCTTGCTGGTTGTTTACAGTATTGGAAACTCTCATGGGCACGGTAGAACAGGAACGGGGAAGACgaaggggaagaggaaaaaaaaaaaaagaagaagaaagaaaaataaaacataaaaaattcaaaaatactttaaaaaaattattaaaatataaggTCGCCAATGGCCAAAGATCCACATCAGCGCCTGCCGGCCAAAATTTatcgaatggactaaattggcacaattacaaaagatttaagactgaatcgatacaaaaaaaattataattaaattggtacaattacaataggtttagaactttttttgataatttttcccctcGTAACTCGCAAATGTGTTGAAGTAACTGTTCAAACTTCAAAACTCGAAACTGAGTTCCGTGAATAGTACAGTAAGCGAGTATGGAATTTATAGGACTTAGTGTCCCTCTTATGCATGCAAAAGTGTTGAACTAACTGATCAAAACTCAAAGGGCTCCTTGATTGGACTGTCATAATGCCGCCTCTTCGTGCATTGTATCAAAGCATGCTAGGGGTTTCCTTTCATGTACATTACAGTCATCTTAACAGTTCGTGTAGCTTTGACTAAAAGAATCAGTAATTCATTTATGGGATGctagactttaaaaaaaaaaaaaagagcagatCTTCTAAATGTGTGGGGAATGCTGAAAGTTTTTCTAGTTGATGATGGTTATGTTGCCCCGTGGGCCGTGTTCATGTTTAATTGGTCATGTGAAAGCCGAAAGGGCGACATCCGGCCGAACATCACGCCTATTCTGTTCCATATTCTTAATCTTAGAGACTCGTGTTTTATCGTGAAGTATCTAACGACGCTCTCGttagaaatttttctttgatggCATGCGATACTTAAAGCAACAATTGACACATCAGAAATCACCACGAGACACCAAAGACGAACTTTTATGTGAAACTCGCTCGAaggtgatttttattttcgactTTTGAtgttttgtaaattttgaagGGCATTTATACTTtgacaatctttttttttttttttttacataaaacactTAATATTCAAATATGGACCTGAAGATTTTTATATAGTATttattttcaagattttctaaaatttttataactaagttcttttttttttccccaaccgGCCCTAAGATGAACTGTTTGGTTCAGATGAGGATGCTGATTGGGCTCAACACGGATTGATTGTGCTCCGACATGATCTTCGTCCGAAACGGCCTACATTCGACATTTGGGCCTGCAGACCAAGAGCAAATGACGAAGGATAATGATCAATGAATCTGGGTAGTCCTTTCTTTGCGGGGATAATGGGTGGCCAAGCGAATTGCAATGTATCCATCCCAATCAGGGGGCAGGAGATAACGCCCATGTCCGCAGCTTGAAGCGAGAGCCTTCAAGATTAGTCCGCCAGTGAAGTAATCATCTCGACCGAGGCAAAGAACCATGGTCGTGGCATCACCGATGCCAGCTCCAGCAGCCATTTTCTGTTCGTCGTCTCATTGCTCGAGACCAACCCTTTGTGCCTtatcatcgtcttcttcttcttcttcttcgtctgtTGTCTCATGCCCCAGAGCTTCCAAATTCGGTGTCTCCATACCGTTTTCGTCTCCGAGTCTGCGCAAGTTCTCGCCATGGAATGGGCTGAAGCATCTTGGCATTTCTCTGAGGCCTAAATCTCTGAGAATGGGTGCTTCTATTCAGCCTTTTTTGGTTCTCGCTTTTGATTTACGGCCAATTAATATGAGGTGGGTTCATTCACAATTCTTGAATTAATGGCGATGCAGGTGGGAGGAGCAGGAGTAAAGGCATGGTTGTGTTCGCGTCTCTGTTCGGAGTTGGAGCTCCTGAAGCTCTGGTTATTGGGGTTGTGGCTCTTTTGGTCTTTGGTCCCAAAGGTCTCGCTGAGGTTAGTTGAACTAAAAGTACAACTTCGGTAGGAATTTGCAGCGATGCTAGTTtcactttcttttaattttctgggTTGGGTGATTCTTTTTGTTGTAGCTTGAGGAGTTTTAGCAGGCAAAATTTATAGTTTTGGTGGCAAATTTCGGAGTACGCTGATCTTGGAACTACTTTGtccaattgtaccaattcagatTGATGATCGAGTTGCTCTTTTCTCAGACCTGCTAGGTCCTTAGGAAGTTCAAAAGGAAGAAACAGAATCCAACTTTTCGAATGCTGAAAACAGTTAAAAACTTTGGTATGCTTTCATTGTTTAATGGAATGCGATTAATTATTACCGCGTCTTGAATACCACTAAAGAATTACATGATCAAGAGCCGTTGCCCTAGAACTATGTTTATCCATGTTGAGCTCCAGTGACTAATGATGTCTGTTTCAATATGAGTTTACATACATTAGCATAATGGCAATGCCCCATCCGTTTCTCCTTAATAAACAGGGCTTAGAATTGTCTTGATGAACTTCATGTACTTGGGACATTATTATCTCACAAGAATCTATTTGCCTGATATTGTATGTGGAGAAGGAGGTCTTCAGGTGATGTATTTCTGCAAGCAAGGCTTTTCTTTCTGGTACATAGCAGTCAACTTATGAATTTGTGTACTAACGAAATAGAAAAGTGAGTAGCAAAGTTATAGTGCAGTGTGATGCAGTGTGTTTAGAGAAACTGGGCAACTTTGAAGGAACTTATATTAGAATCAGTGATGCATTTATGAGACACCAGATAAAAAGAGTAGATCTTCTAAATGTGTGGGCAATGCTGAAAGTCCAGCTTCTAGTTGATATAGTCATATTGCCCCGATTTCATGTTCAAACTATCAAGTAAAGGGACAGCATCTGATTGAACATCGTTGCAGTTTCCATATTCTTAGTCTAAGAAACTTCTGTTGTATTGTGAAGCATCTAATAATGCTCTCTGTATTCCACGGGGTGAAATCACATTAATCCTGTCTTGTGTCACGGATGTATCATatatgatttaatttgatttttggttaAATCCCTCCACCCGTAGTTGTCCTGTTATTATTTCTTAAGTTATAGAATACTTTATGAGGAAATGtcagattttcaaaaaatcaatgaGACACAGTAGAAGAAAAGTTGGTATTAATGTATTAAAAATTGCTACATTTCCTTTCTATTGCTaacctgtttttcttttagAACTATATATGTTAGGTGTTAGAGAAGCAAATAGGTATGACAACACAATTTTCAACGCTTACATGAACAAAGTGCCTTTTGGTGCCATGGTGCTGTAGGCCCAGTGAAaagattttattatcttttaacTTGTGCAATTATATTTTTCACCTCTTTCATGTTTTATGCTCAGTTTTGGTAATTTATGCTATTGTGAGAGCAGAGGTGACATTGTAGCACATTTGAAAGAGATTATGCAGTTCTTTTGGGTTTCAGACAATCTAATGACTCATAATGAATGTTTATTCATCTTCTTTCATATTTAAAGCTAAGAGACCTAAATGCAGGTAGCACGAAATTTGGGGAAGACTTTGCGAGCATTTCAACCCACCATTAGGGAGCTTCAGGTTGGCAAACTATCAAATTCTTAATTTAACTATGTTTTCAAAGTAATGATGGTGAACAGCTTAATGTTTTCCATATGTAGGAAGTCTCAAGGGAATTCAAGAGCACCCTAGAAAAGGAGATCGGTCTTGACGAAAATTCAGAGCAAAACATGCACACTTCAAGCAGGATAAGTGCTTCATCTCCTCCTACGGTCGACCATGGGAAGGAGCAGGAGACGCTGGTTGACCCTAGTGAGTCTTAAGTATTTCCAGCATCTGAAGTCTTCATTTCATATATCAGATTCTAGATTGTAAGTGCATTCCATACCGGACTGGCCCGGAATAGGTTTATAAGAGCGAACTGTGTCTCAAAGAACCATGCGGTGtttgctgatttttttattgttacttGCTCAATTACGGGGTTTCAAGAAATTCTTTTATGACAAGTTAGGGTAATGTGAGGATAAAAATATGTACAAGGgagatatgaaaaaaaaaggagtcttTAGCATTTAGGTCATATTAGTTGGAGCTGTATAATAGTaattaaaatttcacatttcaaAGCAGTTTTGACTCTTTATAACTGTTTTCAAGAATGTTGTTCAGCAAGACTTCTATGTTGAGAGCTTGGCAGAAAAATTTAGCTGGAACTGCATCAGGCTTGCATATATTGGATTTATCAGTATCTCAATA
Protein-coding sequences here:
- the LOC115746075 gene encoding sec-independent protein translocase protein TATB, chloroplastic is translated as MVVASPMPAPAAIFCSSSHCSRPTLCALSSSSSSSSSSVVSCPRASKFGVSIPFSSPSLRKFSPWNGLKHLGISLRPKSLRMGGRSRSKGMVVFASLFGVGAPEALVIGVVALLVFGPKGLAEVARNLGKTLRAFQPTIRELQEVSREFKSTLEKEIGLDENSEQNMHTSSRISASSPPTVDHGKEQETLVDPNGASSPTRAYSSEEYLKITEEQLKASAAPQQRQTMSSEESKPEPQLEQTVTSVPPPSKTENGT